AACGCTCTTACAAGGGCAGTTGTTTTTGCGGCGCAGTCGAGTTCACCGTCAGCGGCGAGCCGGTCGGGATGGGTTATTGCCATTGCGAGTCGTGTCGGCATTGGTCAGCAGGGCCGGTCAATGCCTTCACGCTGTGGAAACCCGACGCGGTGCAAGTAACTCGAGGGGCTGACAACATCGGCACCTACAACAAGACCTCGCGCAGTTACCGCAAGTGGTGCAAGACGTGCGGCGGGCATCTATTCACTGAACACCCGGAGATAGGACTGATCGATGTATATGCCGCGGTCATCCCGGATCTCGCGTACTCGCCAGGCGTTCACGTTCACTATCAGGAGACTGTGTTGCGTATCAAGGATGGATTGCCGAAGCTGAAGGATGTCCCCAAGGAACTGGGAGGATCGGGCATCAACGTGGACGAATAGCACTTAAACCGGAGCCAATGAAAACGGGCGCCTTGTCGGGCGCCCGTTTTGTTCAGGGTTGCGTGCTGCGAATATCGCTGATCAGTGCGATTTCTTTGATACGGACGTCCCGGCTTTACTCAACCCTTTCCCGTTGTGGTCCCCTGGTGTCGAGTCCGAGATTGCCGTGGCTTTGGTCACGCCACGCGTATCTTTGGAATGGGCGATGCCTGAAGTCGTTGTGCCATGACCGCGCTCACCATTGCGATCATTGCCGTAGTGGTTTCCACTTTCGCCGTGGTCACGAACAGACTTGCCGGCATGATCGCTGCTCAATCCATTACCGCGGCCGTTGCTGTTAGCGTTGCCGTGATCTGAACCGCTGTGACCACCACCGGTACCGCCGCCGTGGCCACCGCCATTACCGCCGCCATTACCGCCCCCATTACCGCCTCCTCCGTTACCGCCTCCGTTACCACCACCATCCTTCGCGTAGGCGGCGCTCATGGTAGAGAGGTGAGCAGGGAGTAAGGGTGCGGCTGCAAGCATCATGGCGCATGACATGACAGCAACGAAACTCTTGTTTTTTAAAAGCATGATCGCTTCCATAGGGTTGATATCGCGTACGTTAAGACGCGTTTTTCCCTCCGCAGTTCAAGTCATGCGACAGACGGGATGCGGTGCGCACTGACCCAATCAGCATGCCGCCAGAACGATCGCCGAGTCTTCACTCATCCATTAATCAAACGCTCCGTTGAGCACTTCGTAGATGAGCCCGGTTGCCAGCGCGACCAGTATCAAATCGGTGCCCGCTTGCTGCCATTCGTATCCGTCGTAGTGCGGCAGCCTGCCAACCAACCGACCGTCCAGTTTTTTCGCAATGCCGGGTGGAAGAGGCTTGCCCCGAGCGAGGTTTTTTTGAATGCCGGGTGGCAAAGCAGGGCCGGGACTCCAGTAATCCCTGTAACCGCCAATGATTCCGAGGATGCTGCCTCGATTGATGCTCGGGCCATGATCCCAATCACCGCCCCCGGCGTTTTTGCCTTTACTGCCCTGATTGCCATGTACCTGGCTGTTTTGCGGGTTTCCCTTGCCGTTTCCCTGGCCCTTTCCATTACCGGGATCGGCCAGTGCAGTCGCTGAGCCGCTGACCAGCGCAAGACATGTAATCGCGACAACCAATGAGCGTGATTTGAGCATGAGTCGTTCCTTCAGTGTGGCGGGACATCTCTCTGAATCTTAGACGCGATTGACAGCGCGGGTTCCGATCCTGCGAGCCATGGGCTGTATGCCTATGAACAATTGGAGCTTCCCGCATGAAGATTGGACGGGAGCGTCCTTGCAGAAAAAGTAATAGGAATTAGGACAAAAGAGGCATTTCGGCAGGCAACAACCGCAAAAAAGCAGACACTCTTCCTCACGGGTCGCCCAAGTCTCATCCATGGGTGAATGGCATCACCTGGATGACTTTTCATGACGCCATCGAGTTCCGAAGGTGCGGTAGTTACCATGGACATCAATTCGGAAGGAGGCATGCCATGGATCTGAAGTTC
This DNA window, taken from Pseudomonas fluorescens NCIMB 11764, encodes the following:
- a CDS encoding anti-virulence regulator CigR family protein — translated: MLKSRSLVVAITCLALVSGSATALADPGNGKGQGNGKGNPQNSQVHGNQGSKGKNAGGGDWDHGPSINRGSILGIIGGYRDYWSPGPALPPGIQKNLARGKPLPPGIAKKLDGRLVGRLPHYDGYEWQQAGTDLILVALATGLIYEVLNGAFD
- a CDS encoding GFA family protein; translation: MNIERSYKGSCFCGAVEFTVSGEPVGMGYCHCESCRHWSAGPVNAFTLWKPDAVQVTRGADNIGTYNKTSRSYRKWCKTCGGHLFTEHPEIGLIDVYAAVIPDLAYSPGVHVHYQETVLRIKDGLPKLKDVPKELGGSGINVDE